The Mustelus asterias chromosome 13, sMusAst1.hap1.1, whole genome shotgun sequence genomic sequence TAGTCGGTGCCATTTACTTTGCATAATGCAAaccatttgattcgatttattattgtcacatgtattagcatacagtgaaaagtattgtttcttgcgcactatacagacaaagcattccgtacatagagaaggaaaggagagagtgcagaatgtagtacaatcatagctagggtgtagagaaaagtctgaggtcacgtaccaaccgactcaagaacagcttcttccctgctgccatcagacttttgagtgcagaatgtagcgttacagtcatagctagggtgtagagaaaagtcTGCACCTACCTcgaggtaagtccactcaaaagtctgagggcagcagggaagaagctgttcttgagtcggttggtgcgtgacctcagactttttttgtCTCTTTTTAACCATTGGGGTCGTTTGAAATATTAAAGGAAAGACTATGAGTGATCAGGGGCAGATTGCCTCTGGTCAAACTCACGATGATGATTGTCCAGCGGTATTTCACCCAGACTTTAATCCACTCACAGGGGTATTGCTACTTCAATCCGCGCTTGTACCCGGAGCAGAAAGCAAATATGATCCAACCTTTACGTAAGTGGCAATGTGTGTGATTCCGGGCGTCAGTCAAACGTAATGTAAGTGGGCCAGGGGAGAGGAGCACTGATGAATTTGGCTAACATTCCCCCCTCTGTGGGATTGTGTTTGTGTCACATGGGTGGAAGCAGATTTGTTTTTATAAAGGACAGGCAATCCTGTGTCCTGCCTTCAATGTACATCAGGGATAAGATCCGTCACTGAGGCATGGTTCATAATAAATTCTAAACCTTTCCCAGCTCCGATCAGACATGAGTTCTGCCATAGCAAAGAGCGACTCCAAGACTTCGCTGCTGAAATGTGGAGCTAGGAGAGGGGACTTGTACCTGGAGAGTGTGCCCCGCAGGAGAGGCTGCCGCGACCGCCTCCACTCGGATGCTGAGCCCGGCCAGTGGCAAGGAGCGGCTGAGGAGCCGCTTCCCGGGGGCGGATCGGCCAGGGGAGCCGGCACCGCGGCCAGGGCCAAGGCGGGCAGGAAGCGCGGCGGCACGGCGGGgaagccgcctcctcctccggcGGCGGGGGTGCCGGGCGGCCGGGCGGAGCGGGCGGGCGGACACGGGGAGCGCAAGGAGCGGACGGCGGGCAAGGCGTCTCGCTGCAGGAAGGGCGAGGGGCAGCCGGCGCGATCCCCGCCGCGGCTGCAGGGCAGCGGCAGCGAGTGCTCGCTCATCACCGGCTCGGCGTCTCCCTCCTCATCCAAATCCAGCAAAGGCAGCAGCCAGTCCACAGAGCCGGAGACACACTCAGCACAGGACCTGAGTCCCATCCTAGGCTCAGTGTTTGGACAGGTAAGTGACTCCTTCCCTACTGCCACTGGCTGCCCTGGGTTTAAATGTCCTGCTTTGGGATTAagtcctttttaaaataaaatgttctCTTTTGGAtaaaatgtccttttgggaaaaaATGTCTAATTTGAGATTAATTCCCTCAAAATGTCTTGTTCAGGATAAAATGTCCTTTTGGCATTAAACCCTTTGTCCACTTTTGGGTAAAATGTGTTGTTTGGGATTAAATGTCCAGTTTAGGATTAAATCCCCTTTAAGAAATGTTCAGTTTGAGAAATGTCCTGTTTGCCCCTCACAGATTGAATAAATCCCCATGGTCAAACACTGATAGTGCGCTGGGAAATATTCGCACGGGGTTGATATTGCTGTTACTCAGTGTACATGCACTAAGTGTCTATGTAAATGTATAACTGGCACCGAGATGGAGAGTGGAGTCCGGGGCAGCTCACCCATTGAGCTGGGAGGAGACAACTGTTGAACTTTTTCCCTGACTCTGCTCCCTGGGATTTGGGGGAGGGTGACAGAAACATTCCCAATTCCAGCAAACCAGACACTTCCACCGAGCCCACTGTTTGATAAATCTTCTAACAATGTGAGATCTCCCACATCACAGTGACTGGATTTATTCAATTATTAATGTGTCcgtttgattttaattttctgtCCCCTCTTGTGCAATGTGACAGTTGTTCTGTCACTTTATCCTCCCTGGGCTGgatgattgggggggaggggggggggggttgatcatTAACCAAGCATCCACCTTTCTGCATCTCAGTTTGAACCCATGTTCGCTTGCTCGAGAGCCTGTGTTAATAATGAACCTGTGACTGTATCAAACTCTCTGTAAATGCATTACAATGATATGCAAAGTGACAGCAATGCACCCGGGAATTTGTGTGACATTAACTGGCGGAAGGTCAGTTTAAACATGCGCAGCGAGCACCAAGTTCCTGGCCAAGTTCTTGGCGACATTGAGTGGTTCTTGTTCAAACTTGAGCCGCGATCCGCAACTTGCAGTGAAACTCAAGCCAGCGCTGTTTGTATTCACCACAATTGTTAACTGAATCAAACccagttttgtgtgtgtgtgtgggtgggtggtcaTCCTTCTCCTGTATTCGGAGGCTCCGGGCTGAGATTGCTTTCTTCCCTGCCCTTCAGGCTGTTACCTTCGGCCaggctccccctctcacctccgtgcacccccccccccccccccgccgccacttCACCGCTGTCTGGAATGTAACTGTGGGCCAGTTAAAGGGGCAATGCCTTCATAGAGATTAGGAGGAAAAGGGGATAGTGAAagcaaatgggggggggggggggggggggagatccagATACCTCACCAACTCAGTGGGTAAGGCGAGCTGGGCTATTTTACTGTGTAAGGCATCACATCCGAGAACACCTGGGGTCCAGACTTGGACTTCCCAGCAGAGATCCTTGGATAGGAACCAGGAGTGGGCAACCTGAATCTGATatagcgcccccctccccatccccagctAAGGTCAATTGTATTGACCTTAGTgtaatcttgggttcatgtcacactacatgtaacccccaccatttggcctgggcttgcaaaatccttctagctgtcctggcttgagacaattcacacctctttaacctgtgattatccctctctccacttgctctGCCGGTAgctgtaaaaacttgattacctgtaaagactcacattccaaccattatcttgcaatggaGTCTTTGTCtacatatgccgtgtttgtgaaacctacccctccattcacctaatgaaggggcagcgctctgaaagctcgtgattccaaataaacctgttggactttaacctggagttgtgagacttcttactgtgtgcccaccccagtctaatgccggcatctccacatcatgatccttAGTGTAAAGTAAGGGTCAGACATACAGCATTCATGGCCAGACTTCATTGCAAGGAGCAGAGGGAGAGCAAATCGCCAAGTAGGTTTAGAGAATTTTGATTAAAGTAGGTCAAATCAGTGGGTCATTGTCCAGACAatgcctgtctctctgtgtactcTGTTATGTCTGCGGACTGTTGATGATCAGTAAAACCCGGGACACCTTAATCAGACAAAAGACTATCTTAATATTGCTTTCTTGTAATGAATCCGTCATGCATCATTTAACCCAGTCAGATCTGGAGAAAGCAGAGGGCTACTCATATTGCCACAGTCATTGGGTAAGGCAAGGTAGGCTAGCAGTACAGGTAAATTAAACCGTTCCTCTCCATTTAGGTTTAAGGTGTACAGTTTCAAGAATTTCAGTTAGTCTGTGAGGTGCATGTTGTATCCATGTTACAGTCTTGCGAGATACTGTGCATTCATTTTGAGAAAGGAAATGGACAGCAATACAGGATATGGGCAAGTTCCCCACTGACCATTGAAATGGTTACTCATTAACCAAGCATCCACCTTTCTTCATCTCAGTTTGAAACCATGTTTGCTTGCTCTAGAGCCTGTGTTAATAATGAATGTATCCACGTTACGGTCTTGCCTgggcccacgacttgcctgggcttgcaaaatctcactaactgtcctgtctggagacaatacacatctgtccctttaagacttgattacctgtaaagactcgcattccaatcattattttgtaaattgagtttgtgtctttatatgctctgtttgtgaacagaactcccactcacctgacgaaggggcagtgctctgaaagctagtggcttttgctgccaaataaacctgttggactttaacctggtgttgtgagacttcttactgtgtttaccccagtccaacattaaTAATGAATATCATTGAACAAATTCTAACCCGtttgtagaatcataaaatcttacAGCAGAGTAAAAGAGCTTCTTTGGTAAGACCATTCAGAATCTTGTATCGTCCTATCAAGCCACCCTtcactcttctaacctccagcagaaagaaacaagcccagtctgtccaaatttcctcataagataacctgcACAGTCCAggtatcaatccagtaaacctcctctgaaccacctatAATGCATATACATCCgtgcttaaataaggagatcaaaactgcacacagtatttgacatgtagtctcaccaatgccctgcatagCTAATAataaaggacagcattccattagccttcttaattacttggtGCACCTGTATACTAatgttttgtgactcatgcacttgaacacctagatccctctgcaccgcgggATTCTGCAGTGGTTCTCCGTTCAAGTAATACTCTACTTTTGTATCctttctgccaaagtgaacaatttcATCTTTTCCTGTAttctattccatctgccagatttgtgcccagaattctgtggcaagtagctcacctcctgccTCACTAAGCCTGCTCCCACACTgcacgcccccgcccccccacacacccaatcAGACTTTTTTGCATTTTCTACACTTTTCTCAGTCTTCTCTCTCCCGACTCAATAGGGCTTTCCTTGTTCTCCCCTTCTACCCACCAACCTCTGGATTCAAAGGATCATTTCTGCcatctccagcatgatgccaccaccaaacatctTCCCCTTCACTCTCCCTTCAGGAGAACTGTCCCTTCCAAAGGGACGGTTCCCtccctgacaccctggcctgCTCCTCAGTCCCCCGCAACACCCCATCCCCTTCCCGCGGCACCATTCCATGAAAGCGCAGGAGACATAATGCCTGCCAGTTTTATCTCCTCTCCCTTCACCGTCCAAGGCTGCAAACACTCTTTCCAGGTGAAGGAGCGATTCACTTGGATCTCCTTCAATCTAGTTTACtttatttgctgctcacaatgttgTCCCTTCTACACCGGGGAAACCAAACACaggctgggtgactgctttgtggaataCCTCTGTTCAGTGCACAGGCATGACCCTGAGCTACCTGCGGCCAGTCACTTTAATATCCGAGCTTGTTCTCACACTGTCATCTCTGTCCTCGGTCTGTTGCACTGTTCCAGTGAAGTTCTATACGTTTAAGGAAGTGCACCCCATCTTTCCATGAGGCAGTTTACAGTGCTTGGGAttgaatattgagttcaacaattttgggTCAATCTCTGGCCCATTTTGCttctttttcttctttctttTTTTCAACACAACCTGGTCTGGACACAACATTTCCCCTTTTTTTGCCTCATCACCATTCCCTTtggtcctggcagtgccaatccgTGCCTGGGCAGACCCGAGTGGAAGTCTCATTGTGGGGCAGGAAACGGGACTCATTTATTTGTGTTGGTGGTGGGGAGCTCTGGGGATGCCAGTGATGACTGttgatgggatgggggtggggggtgggggggggcggggtgggtggtgAGGGGCGCTGATGCCTACATTGATcatggaggggatggggagagaggctgGATTTAATCGtagaattcccagcttgggtcactgtctgtgcggagtttgcacgttctccccgtgtctgcttggttctctccgggtgctccggtttcctcctacagtccgaaagacgtgctggttaggtgcattggccatgataaacttggcccatagccttgaatgttatgaaatttcaagtgctcatcgatCTCTATTGGTGAAAGCACGAGACCCAGAAGTCACAGATTTTTAAGATGAggagcaaaagaaccaaaggcgatatgagagaaaaatattttacacagcgagtggttaggatctggaatgcactgtctgagagtgtggtggaaacagattcacacagcgagtggttatgatctggaatgcactgtctgagagtgtggtggagacagattcacacagtgagtggttaggatctggaatgcactgtctgagagtgtggtggagacagattcacacagtgagtggttaggatctggaatgcactgtctgagagtgtggtggagacagattcacacagcgagtggttaggatctggaatgcactgtctgagagtgtggtggagacagattcacacagcgagtggttaggatctggaatgcactgtctgagagtgtggtggagatagattcacacagcgagtggttaggatctggaatgcactgtctgagagtgtggtggaatcaGATTCAATCAGAGGTTTTAAATTGGGCCGGATTTTCagtctcgcttgtcccaaaaccaaaaaatcccgcctgaggtcaatggatctttccatggtccgcccctcgcccgctccaattcccgtggtgggcaggatggtaaaattccggtcattgGACAATTATCTATATATTTAGGTAATTATGGAACATTTTCAGGGCTTtatggaaaaggtgggagaatgggactagctgagATGCTTTTGCAGAGAGCTAGCATTGATATGatagactaaatggcctcctgtgctgtcacaatTCTATAAAATAGAGGAAGGACTTGCAGGCTGACAAACAGTCAGACAGGCTTGTGACGACACTGTGTCTTTAagcaatgtattttaatcatgtttctctgcaggtttttCAAACAGATCTTGGTGTTTTATTGGTGCCAAAATGTCTGGAAGTGGTGatctctaattgttactgaagcaatataatggacaacatgtttattttattctgggttaatgcagtgtcctggggttttaatGGTCCCTTGGGAGTGCTTGATTTTGGGATGCCTGGGGGACAAATGTTTTTTCACAGAAAAGTCCAAggcttttgttttattttgctcAGAAGCTGAGTAGACTTGAGACAGAAAGCAGCGcctcttctttccctctctctggagttggaaattctgctgtctacgagttgctgctagaagctggtggaggcaggcagtatctctgtctctctccagagccatgccaggactgggaagcctcagaaatttaatccaacattcaaaggaccaaatcacagcaggtgttaaaaacttgcaaaatccagcatcacgtgagcatacttgctttctgtgccaagtctAGGAAGGGGTGTATGTTTATGGGGtgttgtttgatttggaacaTCATACTTAGCTGGCTGTTAAGGCTTATACTGTATCATGCTTGAAACTTATAACTTGTAGAAGTTATACTAAATCTTTTTATAtagtttaactgtgttcttaaataaactttttttgataaaagcttcctagtgggtcacttggatcatacctggagtgaagcacTTTATGCTcacccaatgccaaaatcaaatataaaacttagggtctaggctaactccataaaacaccttggagtttctggcctgggtcataaCAGGCTGTATTGTGAACACTGGTTCCCTTTAAAGTGGCATTCGGGATAACTCTGTCATTAGGACCTGTCTTTTCATGGGAATGAGGCCTACTCCTTGCTTCAGGCCTCAGTAAGTTTGTGTAGACTGACTACTGGAGTTAACCTGATGGTAAATTTAACAACCCCATTTCTAGCTCCCAACTGGTcctctcagctttgacaaagggccatctggactcaaaacgtcagctcttttctctccttacagatgctgccagacctgctgagattttccagcattttctcttttggtcctcTTTTCCCCAATTTACAATTCAAGGAGGAGTTaccaggagacagagagaaagctcCCGGTGCAGCCATGGCCCAGGAGGAATGATGATGAGGAAATGGGACATGAGGAGAAGTGGCCTAGTGGGTTGGTGTGGTAGAGCCTCGTACCTAACACTGACTGCACTAAGTTCCAGCACCGGCCCCTTTATAAGCAAACAAAGGAAGGTTCACCAACATACAAGCAAACCAGCAAGTCCTAAGAAACGGTATTTATTTCTGCTGAGACTCAGTTGTCATCTTACACCATCCTTTCCAACATTGACAGTCCACATCACAGAGAAATGGCTTGCTTCAAACTGGCTAGATAATATTGGATTAGGTTGTGTTCGATAATATAATGCTTCTGTACTTTTTCCAATTGACTCTATaaaatgttctattttctatttaTTCTACCTGCTCCCTGGAGTGAGGCAAATAAAAGTGgcggcagatcatagaatccctactgtgcagaagcaggccgttcggcccatcaattctgcactgacagcaatcccacccaggttctatccccataacttcacctatttaccctgctggtccctctgacactaagggacaatttagcatggtcaatccaccaaacccgcacatttttggagtgtgggaggaaaccggagcacccgaaggaaacccatgcagacacggggagaatgtgcaaactccacacagacagtgacccaaggccggatttgaacatgggtctctggcactgtgaggcagcagtgctaaccactgtgccaccgtatcggtCACTGTTTCAAAGGATCACAACTTTAGGGGGCTTCTGTCACCACTTGTTGCGATTTACCTTGACCAGGATTGTTAAGACACCATGCAAGCTCAACGTAGGGGCAAGATGCCTTGCTCTTACCTATCCAAGGAAATTGCTGGATGGCTGGTAGCTATTCGGAGTAATGTCACATCCTGATGTTGGCTCAGGCTACCATACCGGCAATCCAGAAGGTTACGATTAAAGGAATGGACCTCATAGTTGGGTGGGTTTCTGAGCATACAGCTGGTTAAAAGCTGGAATTGCCGGTGTGCCAGGACACCCGCCAGTTTTAACCTAAACCCAGGAAAACCCCATGGGACAGATGGGTCCACTACTTAACGAAAcaaactgctcagtttctgcttcTTTGACGTTAGATTCTGAAGTTAGCAGTGTGTGGCTTGCCCGGGTTTCCTGGAACCTGCCAGGGGAAAGAAAGCAAGAGTCAGACCATTAGATGTAGgcgcagcagtaggccattcgacccattgagtctgctctgccatttaatgagatcatgaccgatctgaaatgaaaaccctcaactccactttcccgccttattcccatatcctcgattcccttactgattagcaatctgtctatcttagccttgaacatacttaaccacCCAGCCTCTGCAGCCCACTGTGGTAAAGAataccacagattcactaccctctgggagaagaaattcctcctcatctctgtcttaaatggatgaccccttactctgagatcatGCCCCCTGGCCCTAGATTCTCACACAGGGGgacacaatctctcagcatctactctgtcaagctccctgagattcctacatgtctcaataaggtcacctctcattcttctaaactccaatgagtactggcccaacttactcaacctttcctcataagaaaatccctccatagctgggatcaacctagtgaaacttttccaatgccagtatatctttctttCGATAATTGGCATTTGGTAATTGGATAAGAAGGGTTTTAGATGCTGAGATCTCATTGTTGCTCCCTTGcctggatttctatgattctacaattgcAAACTTTCCTCTTTAACCTTGCTTACTTGAGGATGGAAAATGTTGCTGTCTGTTCAGTTTTACATAATTATCCTCAACTCTGCACATGACATGTCATTAAGGTGCCTTAGAGAGATCACagatcatggaattcctacagtgcagaaggaggccattcggcccatcgagtctgcaccaaccacaatcccatccaggccctattccccgtaactccacctatttaccctgctaactccctgacattaaggggcaatttagcatggccaatcaacctaacccgcacatcctttggactgtgggaggaaactggagtacccggaggaaacccatgcagacacggggagaatgtgcaaactccacacagacagtgacccgagctgggaatcaaacacaggtgcctggcactgtgtgacagcagtccaaccactgtgccaccgcgccaccccaaaAGTGGGGCTCATCCTTAGTCAGTTTTTATTGCTGCCattgtgtttttgtttttatttttaagcaCAAACAAAATCTAGGAGAAAATCAAGGAGGAAAAATGCGGAGACCGTTATTGGAAATCAACAGCAAAACCCTAATAAAACAAGCACCAGACAAACATGACACAGTTTAGCGACATGACAACCAACAATTATTTACACAGTTCCACAGAGACTTTTATGGGCCTCAGCACAGTTTGAGAAGCAGCAACGTAATATAAGTTTCCATGATTACAAATTACGTGTCAAGTTATCTGAACAGTACACTGAGGTGTGCTCTGCAAAATGTTCAAATTAACGTTTGAAGTAACACATCATCTCCATGGTGGAGCACATTTTCTTTTAATATCGCTCTGAAATGGTTGGTACTAAGGTTTAATTTTGGAGTATGTCCCATGCATTGTATTGTAATCAATGTACTGAGTGTatccatttaaatatatatatatatactgtggATGCTATTGCTGTGGCTATTATCAAGGATAAAGCTAGAGGGcccaggtttaaggcgagaggggaaagatttagaaTGGACCCGAGGGGaaactctttcacacacagggtggtgtgtatgtggaatgagctgccagaggaggtgggagagGCGAGTataatgacaacatttaaaagacatttggacaggcacatggataggaaaggtttagagggatatgagccaaatgcaggcaaatgggactagttcagtttaggaaacctggtcaacatggacaagttgggccgaagggcctgtttccgtgctgtatatctctgtggCTCTATGATTTTCCACACACTCCCATGACATTACAAGATGTGACGTGCACACTTCTGCAGATCCACACAACATCATCATATCCATCGTGCCTCAGTTACACACGCTCCCAGCCTCAGGAATGACAAGTGGAATTGGGACTGGGACTAAAGTGGGCGCAGGCTTTGATTAATTTGTTTTTGGGACGTGGGTGACACTGGCAAGGccacatctattgcccatcctgcGGTAGCCTTATGCAGATGGTGGTGGGATTTGTCCTTGAGCTGCTGCGGTTTGAGCGGTAATGGTATTTCTGAtggtgggggcgaggggagggaggtgtggggggaaggCAGTGGGGCGATGGTTCAGGGGATTAGGTGAGGAGAACCAGGATAGTGACTCAGTCACCAGGAACGAATGGCAACATGTCAGGACTGTATGCTACTTGGATGGGAACTCACTGTTCTCGATAATGTGCACTCGGAGGTGCTGACAAAGTAAGCAGGGTCAACGGGCGAGAAACCTTCAGTTCATTTTTCCATCGTGCCTGATGTCCATTGGTAAAATGGATGGTGGTGATCACAAAACCAGATATAAATGTTGCGACTTGGATTTTAtcagtggtacagtggcacagtggttagcactgctgcctcacagcgccagggacccgggttccattctgatcTTGGGTGACTATTTCCTGGAGGAAATCATGGACCACCCAATGGAAGCCCATGGTCGCTTATGGTGTCTGAAGGAGGAGGAGAGCTGGTATTCTAACCTCTGAAAAACTTCCTGTGATCACAATTcaaacaatccctacagtgcaggaggaggccattcggcccatcaagtctgcaccgaccacaatcccacccaggccctatccccataaccccatgcatttcgcctagctaatcctcctgaggttaaggggcaatttagcatggccaatccatctaacccgcacatctttggactgtgggaggaaaccggagcacctggaggaaacccacgcagacatggtgtgcagactcaacacagacagtgacccgaggccggaattgaacccgggtccggggcgctgtgccaccgtaaattccatcagctacagtgttgggatttgaacccatcagCCTCTGGATTAGTtaacccagtgacattaccaccacactACCATCTCCCCTAATTATCCTGAAGTGTCACCTGTAGGGAAAACCACTGCAGGCATAAGGTATCAGACTGAGAACTG encodes the following:
- the LOC144502717 gene encoding calcium-binding protein 4-like isoform X1; this translates as MSSAIAKSDSKTSLLKCGARRGDLYLESVPRRRGCRDRLHSDAEPGQWQGAAEEPLPGGGSARGAGTAARAKAGRKRGGTAGKPPPPPAAGVPGGRAERAGGHGERKERTAGKASRCRKGEGQPARSPPRLQGSGSECSLITGSASPSSSKSSKGSSQSTEPETHSAQDLSPILGSVFGQDRELGAEEIEELRDAFKEFDKDKDGFIGCKDLGNCMRTMGYMPTEMELIELSQQINMNLGGHVDFDDFLELMGPKLLAETADMIGVKELRDAFKEFDTNGDGEISTMELREAMKKLLGQQIGHRDIEEILKDVDLNGDGRVDFEEFVRMMSR